The Kocuria flava nucleotide sequence GTCCCGGTGGAGCTGTCCACCCAGGTCCAGGCCTGGACGGTGCTCGAGGCCGCCGCCCGCTCCGCTGAGCGCTGAACCGGCGGGTCGGCGCCCCCGCGCCCGTGGCCGCGGCGGGGCCCGTGGGATAGAACAGGGTCATGAACTTCCTCCGCACCCCCGACCCGAACCCCGGCTGGCTCAACGAGGACGACCTGCGGGAGGCCCGGCGGCGCCTGCCCATGGTCTACGTGCAGGCCCTGCCGGTGCGGCTCGACCCGCTGGGCTACCTCTCGGAGATCGGCCTGCTCCTGCAGGCGACCCCCGAGGGCGAGATGATGTACACCTTCGTGTCGGGACGGGTGATGTACCGGGAGACGATCCGGGCGGCGCTGCTGCGCCACCTCGAGAAGGACCTGGGGGCGATGGCGTTCCCGCAGCTGCCCGTCTCGACCACCCCCTTCGCCGTCGCGGAGTTCTTCCCCTCCCCCTCGGAGACGGGGCTCACCGACGACCGCCAGCACGCCGTGGCGCTGAGCTACCTGGTGCCGGTGCGCGGGGAGTGCAGCCCCCGCCAGGACGCCCTGCAGCTGTCGTGGCTGACCCCCGAGGAGGCGCTGAGCCCCGAGGTCCAGGCCGAGTTCGCCGGGGGCCGCGGGGACCTGGTGCGCCAGGCCGTCGCCCACGCCGGCTGGGGCCGCTGACGGCCCTGCCCGGTCCGGGCCCCGGTCAACCGCGGGCCCGGCCGCGGGTCAGCCACACGACCGCGAGCCCGGTCAGCGCCCCGATCACCGTCTCCACCGCCCGCGCCTGGAGCAGGTCGCCCGCGGCCGCCGGGGCGGCGGGCTGCGTCATCAGCAGCGCCAGCGGGGTGATGAACAGCAGGGCCACCGCGTAGTTGCGGCCCACGAACAGCTCCGCGAGGAACTGCAGCACCACGACCAGTGCCACGGTGTGCCACGGCTGCAGGGGTACCGACAGCAGCGCCGCCGCGACGCCCACCCCGCCGAGGGTGCCCACCACGCGGTGGACCGCCCGCTCCACCCGGGCCCCGAGGTCCGGGGCGGCGATCGGGGCGGCGGCCGCGACCATGGCCCAGTAGCTGTGGGACAGGCCGCTGGCCGCGCCGAGGGCCCCGGCCGCGGCGGTCGCCGCGAGGAACCGCCCGCCGTGGGCCCACAGCTGCCGGGGGTCCGCCTCCCGGTGGGCCGGCACGGCGGCCACCGGACCCGTCACGCCCTCCCCCGCCCAGCGCGAGGCGGCGCCCAGGGCCACGGAGAACGCGGCGGAGGCGGCGGCCAGGGCCGCGGCGGTCCCCACCGGCGCCGCCTGCCCGAGGGAGCCGATCGCCCCGACCGCGAAGATCAGGAACACCGACCCCGCCGGGCGCAGCGCCCAGTGCGCGGCGGCCACCGCGCCGAGCGCGGCCACGACCGCGGTGACCGCCAGCACCACGGCCTCCGGGGCGCCGGCGAGCGCGGCGCCCAGGGCCACGCACAGGGTCAGGAGCAGCCCCGCCTGCGCCTGGTGGCGGAGGCGGTCGCGCGGCGGCTCGTGGCGGGCGTAGATCGAGGTGAACGCCCCGAAGGCGGCGTAGATCGTCAGGTCCGGGCGCCCGGCGGCCAGCAGGAGCACGAGCGGAACGGCCACCGAGACCGCGATGCGGGCGGCGGGCAGGTGGTCCTGCCGCGCGGGGTGCAGGGCGAACAGGCGCCGGAGCGGGCTCACGGAGGGGCGGCCGCCTTCCTGGTCGGGCCCGGTGGGGAGGCGCGGGCGGGGCGTGCGGGGCGGCGGGGCACCGCCCACCGGTGCGAACCCCGGCAGCGGGCGGGCGCTTCCGGGCCCGGGCGATGAGCTCTCTCACAGGGCCCGGACCGGGGCCGGGCCCCGGGCCCGTCCGGGGGCGGGTCCGGGGTGGGCCACAATGGTCCGATGAGCTCCTCCCCGCAGACCGCCCCCGCCCTCCCGTCCGCCCGCTCGGCCTTCGGCTTCGAGGTCGGCCACCGGCTCGAGGACACCGCGGCGGTCCCCGGGGAGCGCGCGGCCGCGAACGGGGGCCGGTTCGGGGGCCGGACGGGCACGATCACGACCCCGCACGGGACGATCGCGACCCCCGCCTTCGTGCCCGTGGGCACCCAGGCCACGGTCAAGGCCGTGCTGCCGGAGGCCATGAAGGAGCTCGGGGCGCAGGCGCTGCTGGCCAACGCCTACCACCTCTACCTCCAGCCCGGGGCCGAGGTCCTGGACGCCGCGGGCGGGCTGGGCGCCTTCATGAACTGGGACGGGCCCACGTTCACGGACTCCGGCGGGTTCCAGGTGATGTCCCTGGGGGCGGGGTTCAAGAAGGTCATCGACATGTCGGGGGCCGGGGCGGCGGGCGACGACGACGTCGCGGCCGGCAAGGAGCGCCTGGCCCACGTCGACGACGACGGGGTGACGTTCAAGTCCCACCTCAACGGCGACCTGCACCGCTTCACCCCGGAGATCTCGATGCAGGTCCAGCACCGCCTGGGGGCGGACGTGATGTTCGCCTTCGACGAGCTGACCACCCTGCACAACTCCCGCGGCTACCAGGAGGCCTCCCTCGAGCGGACCCGGCGGTGGGCGCTGCGCTGCGTGGCCGAGCACGCCCGGCTGACCGGGGAGCGCGCCGGGAAGCCGTACCAGGCGCTGTTCGGGGTGGTCCAGGGCGCCCAGTACGAGGACCTGCGCCGGCGGGCGTGCCGGGACCTCGCCGCGATGGACTTCGACGGCTACGGGATCGGCGGGGCGCTCGAGAAGGAGAACCTCGGCACGATCGTGCGCTGGTGCACGGAGGAGCTGCCCGAGGACCGGCCCCGGCACCTGCTGGGCATCTCCGAGCCGGACGACATCTTCACGGCCCTGGAGAACGGCGTGGACACCTTCGACTGCGTCTCCCCCACCCGGGTGGGGCGCACGGGGGCCGTGTACACCCCGGACGGGCGGTTCAACGTCAACACCGCCCGCTTCCGCACCGACTTCTCCCCGGTCTTCGAGGGCTGCGACTGCTACACGTGCACGCACTACACCCGGGCCTACCTGCACCACCTGTTCAAGGCCAAGGAGCGGCTGTCCGCGACGCTGACCTCGATCCACAACGAGCGCTTCATCGTGCGGATGGTCGACGGCGCCCGCGCGGCGATGGCCGACGGCACGTACTTCGACTACCGGGACGAGGTGCTGGGCCGCTACTACGCGGGCCGGGCCTGACCGGGGCTCACCCGGCCCGGGGCCGCCCCTCGTCTCCCGGGCCCTCCGGGTCCCCCGCCCCGCCGGGGCCGTTGTGGCCCGCGGGGTCCTCCCCGCCCTCCGGATCCGCCCGGTGCTCGGCCCGGCGGGCGTGCCGCCAGGCGATCACCCCCACCACGACCACGGCCGCCCACGAGGCGGCGACGACCGCGAGCGCCGGCCAGGACGGGCGGGAGGTGAAGGCCCCCACCGCGGCGAAGCTCAGCTGCCCGGGGGTCCCGCCCAGCAGCGTGGCCCCGAGGTAGTCCCGCTGCGGGATCCGCACCAGCCCGGACCCGTAGCTGAGCGTCCAGTTGGGCAGCACGGGGCGCAGCACCAGCACCGTGAGGAAGCCCTTGCCCCGCAGCCGCGCCTCGACGGCCTCCACCCGGGGGCCGGCCAGCCGGTAGAGGGCGTCGCGGCCCAGGAAGCGGGCCAGCCAGTAGCCCAGCCACGCCCCGGTGGTGGTCGCGACCACCCCCAGCACGCTGCCCTGGGCCATGCCGAAGAGGAACCCGCCGGAGACGGCCATGATCGTCACCGGCACGGGGGTCGCGGCGACCAGCGCGAACACGAGCCCGAAGACGAGCGGGCCCCACACGCCGAAGCGGGCCACGAACGCGTGGATCTGCTCCACGGTGGGCGGGGTCCAGCCGATGAGGTACCAGACGGCGAGACCGATCAGCAGCAGCAGCGCCCCGCCCTTGAGCGCGGGCACCCACGCCGGCCGCGCGCCGGGGCGCTCCGGGCCCCGGCCAGGTTCGGTGCTCACGGTCGTCACTGTACCCAGTGCCCTCCTGCGGGCCGCGCGGAGCGGGGAGAATGGGGCCATGGACGTCACCGACCTGGACCCCGCGGAGGTCTTCTCCGTCTCCCACGACCTGCCCCACCCGCCGGCCGCGGTCTTCGCCGCCTTCACCGACCCGGACCGGCTCGCGGCGTGGTTCGGCCCGCAGGGCTGGAGCGTGCCCCGGGAGTCGGTCGTGCTCGAGCCCCGCCCGGGCGGGCGCCGCGACTTCCTCATGGTCTCCGACGCGGACCCCCGGCAGGTCGTGCCCGTGCGCTCGACCTGCCTGCGCCTCGAGCAGGACGCCCTGCTCGAGGCCCGCGAGGTGCTGCCGGGCCCCGACGGCGAGCCCTCCGGGCCGCACGTGCTCCAGCGCGTCGAGCTGCTGGCCACCGGCGACGGCGGCACCCTGCTCGTCGTCTCCCAGGGCCCCCTGCCGGCCGCGGTGCACGAGGGCGCGGCCGCGGGCTGGCGCAGCTCCTTCGCCCGCCTCGAGGCGCTGCTCGCCGCCGGCTGACCGGGCCCGCGCCGGCGCGGGCTGGGCTAGTCTGCCCGCATGAGCGAGCCCGTCCGCACGACCGCCCTGACCCGCCGGCTGACCGCCCCGAACCCCGGCCCCATGACCCTCGACGGCACGAACTCGTGGCTGCTCGGGGCGCCGGGGCAGGGCGACGTCGTCGTCGTGGACCCCGGCCCCGAGGACGCCGGCCACCTGGAGGCGCTCGCCGCCGCGGGCCGCACGGCCCTCGTGCTGGTCACCCACCGGCACGGCGACCACACGGCCGGGCTCGACCGCTTCGCCGCGCTCACCGGCGCGCCCGTGCGCGCCGTCTCCCCCGCCTTCTGCCGCGGCGCGGACCCGCTGGGCGAGGGCGAGGTGCTGGAGGCGGCCGGGGTGCGGATCGAGGTGCTGCACACCCCGGGGCACACCTCCGACTCGGTGTGCCTGCACCTGCCCGCGGACGCCCCGCCCGGGCAGGAGCCGGGCACGGGCGCGGGCAGCGTGCTGACCGGGGACACGGTCCTGGGCCGCGGGACCACGGTCCTGGACCACCCGGACGGCACGCTCGCGGACTACCTGCGCAGCCTGCACCGGCTGGCGGTGCTGGGCCCGGCCACGGTCCTGCCGGGCCACGCGCAGGTGCTGGCGGACCTCGGCGCCGCGTGCGAGCGGCTGCTCGAGCACCGGGGGCAGCGGCTGGCCGAGGTCCGTGAGGCGCTGCGGGCGCTCGGGCCCGGCGCGGGGACGGAGGCGGTGACCGCCCGGATCTACGCGGACGTGCCGGAGTCGGTGCTGCCCGCCGCGCGGCTGTCCGTGCGGGCCCAGCTGGCCTATCTGGGGCGCTGAGCGGCTCCGCCGCGCGGGCGTCCCGGCGCGGGCCCCGGACGGCGGCCGCGGCGCAGCCGCCGGTAGAGCAGGAACAGCAGCACGGCCACCGCGGCGAGCACCACGACCACGAGCAGCGGCAGGAACACCGCCACGAGGGACAGGGTCACGGCCGAGACGTCCTCGACCGTGGACGCCACCGGCGCGGCCGCGCCCGCGGTGAGCGTGTTGGCGGCCGGGCGGGAGACGGTCTTCGTCACGTGCACCACGAGGGCGACGACGACGCCCACGGCCACGGGCACCCACGCCGGGGAGGAGAGCAGCGCGCCCGGGTCGGCCGCCGTGCCCCCGCCGGCGGTCTGGGCGGTGGTGGCGGAGCCGAAGACGATCCCTCCGGAGGTGGGGCGCACGAAGGTCTGGAGCAGGTCGTTGAGCGAGTCCACGACGGGGACCTTGTCCGCCACGACCTCCACGGCCAGCAGCACGGCGAGCAGGACCAGCACCCAGGTCTCGGACAGCCACGCGGAGCCCGGGCCGAGGTCCACGGCCTGCGTGAAGCGGTCCAGCAGCCCGAGCACGAGCAGCGGGACGTAGGCGTTCAGGCCCGCCGAGGCCGCGAGCCCGGTGCCGGTGAGGACGTCCATGGGCTCATCCTAGACAGCGGCCCCGGGCCGGGGACCCGCGGGGCTCAGCCCACCGGCGCGCCCTGCGGGGGCGCGGCCACGGCCTCGCGCCGCTTCAGGGTCCCGACGGCGGCGTAGGTCACCGGCAGGACCAGCACCTCGACCAGGACCTTGTAGACGTAGCCGACCAGCACGTAGTTCAGGAAGTCCCCGGCCGTGCTGATGCCGATGATCGGGGCGGCCACGGTGCAGAAGATCACGGTGTCCACGAGCTCGCCCACCAGGGTCGAGCCGAGCAGGCGTGCCCACAGGTGCCGCCCGCCCGTGCGGGCCTTGAGCCGGACCATCACGAAGGCGTTGAGCAGCTGGCCCGCGAGGTAGCCCAGCAGGGACCCGGCCACGATCAGCGGCACCGGCCCCAGCACGGCCTCGAACGCCTCCTGGCCCTCGTAGAACGCGGCCGGGGGCAGCGCGATGACCAGCCAGAACACGACCGAGGCGAACAGGCCCGCCGCGAAGGAGGTCACGATCGCCCGCCGCGCGGGGCGGAAGCCGTAGACCTCGGCCACGACGTCGCCCAGCACGTAGGCCAGGGGGAAGAGGAAGAAGCCGCCGTCGGTGAGCACCGGGCCGAAGGCCACGCCCTTGGTCGCCGCGATGTTGGAGAGCACGAGGATCACGCAGTAGGCGGCCACGAGCAGGTCGTAGGCGCTGCGGGGGCGGCGGGCGAGGCCCGTGGGCTCGGGGCCCGCCGGCGAGGAGGGAGCAGGGGATGCGGTCACGTGGGTCACCAATCTGTATTGACGCGGCGGGCCCGCGCGGGACCCGCCGTGGTTCGATCCGGTATGCGGCCCGGCCCCCGCCTGCCACCCGGGGGCTCCTCCGCCGGCGCCGCGCACCCGGGACGGGCCCGGGGCGGCCGGAGGCCGTCGGACAGTCTAGCGCCGGGGCCGGCGGCCCCTCCGGGCCGGCGCGGGGCGCCGGTTGGCCCCGGGCGCGGGCCCGGGCGCAGAATGGTCCCCATGACCGACACCACCACCGCTCCCGCCGCCGGCCGCCCCGCGGCGGCCCAGCCCCCCGTGGCCCTGACCGTCGCCGGGTCCGAGGCCACCGGCGGCGCCGGCGCGCAGGCGGACCTCAAGACCTTCCAGGAGCTCGGCGTCTTCGGCTCGCTGGCCCTGACCTGCATCGTCTCCTTCGATCCCGCCGAGGACTGGGGCCACCGCCTCTTCCCCGTGCCGCAGGACGTGCTGCGCGAGCAGCTCGAGGCGATCACGGCGGCCCACGAGCTCGGCGCCGTGAAGATCGGCATGCTCGGCAGCCCCGCCACCATCGCGACCACCGCCGAGGTCCTGGGCCGGCTGGCCCCGCGCCACCTCGTGCTCGACCCGGTGCTGATCTGCAAGGGCCAGGAGCCCGGCGCCGCGCTGGACACCGACGAGGCGCTCAAGGCCGAGATCCTGCCCCTGGCCACCTTCGTGACCCCCAACCACTTCGAGGCGCTGTCCCTGTCCGGGCTCGAGGAGATCAGCACGGTCGAGCACCTCGCCGAGGCCGCCCGCCGGATCCACGAGCGCTCCGGCGCCGTGGTGCTCGCCAAGGGCGGGGTCCGGCTGGCCGGCCCGGACGCCGTGGACGTCTACTACGACGGGGAGACCCTCGAGGTGCTCTCCGAGCCCAAGGTCGGCGAGGTCCCCGTGGCCGGGGCCGGCTGCACCCTGGCCGCGGCGGTCGCCGCCGAGCTGGCCAAGGGCGCCGAGCCGCTCGCGGCCGCGCGCACGGCGAAGGCGTTCGTCTCGGCCGGGATCCGGCAGCGGCTGGTCTCCCGCGCGCCCTTCGACTCCCTGTGGCAGGGCGGGTCCGCCGCCGAGCGCTGAACCACCCCTCCCCCGTGCGGCCGCGCCGCCCGCTCCCTTCCCGGAGCGGGCGGCGCGGCCGTTGACGGCGGAAGGCGGGGCGTCCCGCGCCCGGGCCATGAGGCTCGGGCCGGCACGGGTGCGGCAGCGGCCGGAGCAGGTCCGGGCCGAGCCCCACCCCCTCGTGGACCTCGGCGGCGAGACCCCGGCGCGCGACCCCGAGGGGTGCACCGCCTGAGCCCCCGGGGGAAGCTTCCTGGACGTTCTCCGTGGAGTTGCCCGATCCGGCGCCGAAGCGGGCCGAAAGGTGGTGTCATAGTCGGACACACCGTCACCAAGACTCATTGAAGTGTGCATACTTTGATGACAGATAGAAATCAGGTGTCATCATGCCCCGCATCTCAGCCGCCACCAACGCCGCGCAGCGCGAGAACACCAAGCGAGCGATCCTCGACTCCTTCGGCCAGCTGCTCTACCGGCAGGGCCTCACCGGCCTGACCATGACGCACGTGGCGAAGAACGCGGGGGTGGGCCGCACCGCCGTCTACAACTACTTCGCCGACATGGGCGAGCTGCTGGTGGCCTACGCGCTCGACGAGACCGAGCGGTTCATGGCCG carries:
- a CDS encoding MBL fold metallo-hydrolase; protein product: MSEPVRTTALTRRLTAPNPGPMTLDGTNSWLLGAPGQGDVVVVDPGPEDAGHLEALAAAGRTALVLVTHRHGDHTAGLDRFAALTGAPVRAVSPAFCRGADPLGEGEVLEAAGVRIEVLHTPGHTSDSVCLHLPADAPPGQEPGTGAGSVLTGDTVLGRGTTVLDHPDGTLADYLRSLHRLAVLGPATVLPGHAQVLADLGAACERLLEHRGQRLAEVREALRALGPGAGTEAVTARIYADVPESVLPAARLSVRAQLAYLGR
- a CDS encoding SRPBCC family protein, with product MDVTDLDPAEVFSVSHDLPHPPAAVFAAFTDPDRLAAWFGPQGWSVPRESVVLEPRPGGRRDFLMVSDADPRQVVPVRSTCLRLEQDALLEAREVLPGPDGEPSGPHVLQRVELLATGDGGTLLVVSQGPLPAAVHEGAAAGWRSSFARLEALLAAG
- a CDS encoding FUSC family protein; translated protein: MSPLRRLFALHPARQDHLPAARIAVSVAVPLVLLLAAGRPDLTIYAAFGAFTSIYARHEPPRDRLRHQAQAGLLLTLCVALGAALAGAPEAVVLAVTAVVAALGAVAAAHWALRPAGSVFLIFAVGAIGSLGQAAPVGTAAALAAASAAFSVALGAASRWAGEGVTGPVAAVPAHREADPRQLWAHGGRFLAATAAAGALGAASGLSHSYWAMVAAAAPIAAPDLGARVERAVHRVVGTLGGVGVAAALLSVPLQPWHTVALVVVLQFLAELFVGRNYAVALLFITPLALLMTQPAAPAAAGDLLQARAVETVIGALTGLAVVWLTRGRARG
- a CDS encoding NUDIX hydrolase family protein, whose protein sequence is MNFLRTPDPNPGWLNEDDLREARRRLPMVYVQALPVRLDPLGYLSEIGLLLQATPEGEMMYTFVSGRVMYRETIRAALLRHLEKDLGAMAFPQLPVSTTPFAVAEFFPSPSETGLTDDRQHAVALSYLVPVRGECSPRQDALQLSWLTPEEALSPEVQAEFAGGRGDLVRQAVAHAGWGR
- the tgt gene encoding tRNA guanosine(34) transglycosylase Tgt, producing the protein MSSSPQTAPALPSARSAFGFEVGHRLEDTAAVPGERAAANGGRFGGRTGTITTPHGTIATPAFVPVGTQATVKAVLPEAMKELGAQALLANAYHLYLQPGAEVLDAAGGLGAFMNWDGPTFTDSGGFQVMSLGAGFKKVIDMSGAGAAGDDDVAAGKERLAHVDDDGVTFKSHLNGDLHRFTPEISMQVQHRLGADVMFAFDELTTLHNSRGYQEASLERTRRWALRCVAEHARLTGERAGKPYQALFGVVQGAQYEDLRRRACRDLAAMDFDGYGIGGALEKENLGTIVRWCTEELPEDRPRHLLGISEPDDIFTALENGVDTFDCVSPTRVGRTGAVYTPDGRFNVNTARFRTDFSPVFEGCDCYTCTHYTRAYLHHLFKAKERLSATLTSIHNERFIVRMVDGARAAMADGTYFDYRDEVLGRYYAGRA
- a CDS encoding TVP38/TMEM64 family protein, giving the protein MSTEPGRGPERPGARPAWVPALKGGALLLLIGLAVWYLIGWTPPTVEQIHAFVARFGVWGPLVFGLVFALVAATPVPVTIMAVSGGFLFGMAQGSVLGVVATTTGAWLGYWLARFLGRDALYRLAGPRVEAVEARLRGKGFLTVLVLRPVLPNWTLSYGSGLVRIPQRDYLGATLLGGTPGQLSFAAVGAFTSRPSWPALAVVAASWAAVVVVGVIAWRHARRAEHRADPEGGEDPAGHNGPGGAGDPEGPGDEGRPRAG
- a CDS encoding DUF4126 domain-containing protein; this translates as MDVLTGTGLAASAGLNAYVPLLVLGLLDRFTQAVDLGPGSAWLSETWVLVLLAVLLAVEVVADKVPVVDSLNDLLQTFVRPTSGGIVFGSATTAQTAGGGTAADPGALLSSPAWVPVAVGVVVALVVHVTKTVSRPAANTLTAGAAAPVASTVEDVSAVTLSLVAVFLPLLVVVVLAAVAVLLFLLYRRLRRGRRPGPAPGRPRGGAAQRPR
- a CDS encoding queuosine precursor transporter, which encodes MTASPAPSSPAGPEPTGLARRPRSAYDLLVAAYCVILVLSNIAATKGVAFGPVLTDGGFFLFPLAYVLGDVVAEVYGFRPARRAIVTSFAAGLFASVVFWLVIALPPAAFYEGQEAFEAVLGPVPLIVAGSLLGYLAGQLLNAFVMVRLKARTGGRHLWARLLGSTLVGELVDTVIFCTVAAPIIGISTAGDFLNYVLVGYVYKVLVEVLVLPVTYAAVGTLKRREAVAAPPQGAPVG
- a CDS encoding PfkB family carbohydrate kinase, whose protein sequence is MTDTTTAPAAGRPAAAQPPVALTVAGSEATGGAGAQADLKTFQELGVFGSLALTCIVSFDPAEDWGHRLFPVPQDVLREQLEAITAAHELGAVKIGMLGSPATIATTAEVLGRLAPRHLVLDPVLICKGQEPGAALDTDEALKAEILPLATFVTPNHFEALSLSGLEEISTVEHLAEAARRIHERSGAVVLAKGGVRLAGPDAVDVYYDGETLEVLSEPKVGEVPVAGAGCTLAAAVAAELAKGAEPLAAARTAKAFVSAGIRQRLVSRAPFDSLWQGGSAAER